A single genomic interval of Camelina sativa cultivar DH55 chromosome 11, Cs, whole genome shotgun sequence harbors:
- the LOC104720765 gene encoding V-type proton ATPase subunit B 2-like, with protein sequence MTRRDHSDVSNQLYANYAIGKDVQAMKAVVGEEALSSEDLLYLEFLDKFERKFVAQGAYDTRNIFQSLDLAWTLLRIFPRELLHRIPAKTLDQFYSRDTTN encoded by the exons ATGACTCGCAGGGACCACTCTGATGTTTCTAATCAA ttgTATGCCAACTACGCTATTGGAAAGGACGTCCAGGCCATGAAAGCCGtggttggagaagaagctcTTTCGTCCGAGGATCTG CTATATCTTGAGTTCTTGGACAAATTCGAGAGGAAGTTTGTGGCTCAGGGAGCTTATGATACCCGAAATATCTTCCAGTCACTCGACCTGGCATGGACACTCCTGCGGATCTTCCCCCGTGAGTTGCTTCACCGTATACCCGCGAAAACCCTTGATCAGTTTTACAGCCGCGACACCACCAACTGA